Proteins encoded together in one Prinia subflava isolate CZ2003 ecotype Zambia chromosome 23, Cam_Psub_1.2, whole genome shotgun sequence window:
- the SLC6A17 gene encoding sodium-dependent neutral amino acid transporter SLC6A17, with the protein MPKNSKVTQREHSSEHVTESVADLLAHQEPVDYKRSVLNVTGEAWDKQKEGDEDLDEENRPAWNSKLQYILAQIGYSVGLGNVWRFPYLCQKNGGGAYLVPYLVLLIIIGLPLFFLELAVGQRIRRGSIGVWNYICPRLGGIGYASCLVCFFVGLYYNVIIGWSIFYFFKSFQYPLPWSECPIVRNGSVAVVETECERSSATTYFWYRETLDISNSISESGGLNWKMTLCLLVAWSLVGLAMIKGIQSSGKVMYFSSLFPYLVLVCFLVRGLLLRGAVDGIMHMFTPKLDKMLDPQVWREAATQVFFALGLGFGGVIAFSSYNKQDNNCHFDATLVSFINFFTSVLATLVVFAVLGFKANIMNEKCVVENAEKILGYLNTNVLSHDLIPPHVNFSHLTAKDYNEMYRVIMTVKEGHFKELGLDACLLEDELNKSVQGTGLAFIAFTEAMTHFPASPFWSVMFFLMLINLGLGSMIGTMSGITTPIIDTFKVRKEVFTVGCCIFAFVVGLIFVQRSGNYFVTMFDDYSATLPLTVVVILENIAVAWIYGTKKFMQELTEMLGFRPYQYYYYTWKYVSPICMAVLMTASIIQLGVSPPGYSAWIREEAAEKFLFYPTWAMAILICLIILASLPLPLVFILRQFHLVSDGSNALSVTYKKGRMMKDISNLEDNDETRFILSKVPSETPSPMPTHRSYLGPGGNSPMEMSSAPNGRYGSGYLLASTPESEL; encoded by the exons ATGCCCAAGAACAGCAAGGTGACGCAGCGGGAGCACAGCAGCGAGCATGTCACCGAGTCGGTGGCCGACCTGCTGGCCCACCAGGAGCCCGTGGACTACAAACGGAGCGTCCTCAACGTGACGGGGGAGGCCTGGGACAAGCAGAAGGAGGGGGACGAGGACCTGGACGAGGAGAACCGGCCGGCCTGGAACAGCAAGCTGCAGTACATCCTGGCACAGATCGGCTACTCCGTGGGGCTGGGCAACGTCTGGCGCTTCCCCTACCTGTGCCAGAAGAATGGAGGAG GTGCCTACCTGGTCCCGTACCTGGTCCTGCTCATCATCATCGGGCTGCCCCTGTTCTTCCTGGAGCTGGCGGTGGGGCAGCGGATCCGCCGGGGCAGCATCGGCGTCTGGAATTACATCTGTCCCCGCCTGGGGGGCATCGGCTACGCCAGCTGCCTG gtctgtttttttgttggtcTCTACTACAACGTCATCATCGGCTGGagcatcttctacttcttcaAGTCCTTCCAGtaccccctgccctggagcGAGTGCCCCATCGTGAGGAACGGCTCCGTGGCCG TTGTGGAGACTGAATGTGAGAGGAGCTCAGCCACCACCTACTTCTGGTACCGGGAGACCCTGGACATCTCCAACTCCATCTCGGAGAGCGGCGGGCTCAACTGGAAGATGACCCTGTGTCTGCTGGTGGCCTGGAGCCTTGTTGGCTTGGCCATGATCAAAGGCATCCAGTCCTCGGGGAAG GTGATGTACTTCAGCTCCCTCTTCCCGTACCTGGTGCTCGTTTGCTTCCTGGTGCGGGGCCTTCTGCTGCGAGGGGCAGTGGATGGGATCATGCACATGTTCACACCCAAG CTGGACAAGATGCTGGACCCCCAGGTGTGGCGTGAAGCAGCCACACAGGTGTTCTTCGCCCTGGgcctggggtttgggggggtcaTTGCCTTCTCCAGCTACAACAAGCAGGACAACAACTGCCACTTCGACGCCACCCTTGTCTCCTTCATCAACTTCTTCACGTCTGTGCTGGCCACCCTGGTggtgtttgctgtgctgggcttcAAGGCCAACATCATGAACGAGAAATGCGTGGTGGA GAATGCTGAGAAGATCTTGGGCTACCTGAACACCAATGTGCTGAGCCATGACCTCATCCCACCCCACGTGAACTTCTCCCACCTCACTGCCAAGGACTACAACGAGATGTACAGGGTGATCATGACGGTGAAGGAGGGGCACTTCAAAGAGCTGGGCCTGGATGCCTGCCTGTTGGAGGATGAGCTCAACAAG TCGGTGCAGGGGACTGGCCTGGCCTTCATTGCCTTCACAGAAGCCATGACCCACTTCCCAGCCTCGCCCTTCTGGTCCGTCATGTTCTTCTTGATGCTGATCAACCTGGGCTTGGGGAGCATGATCGGGACCATGTCGGGCATCACCACGCCCATCATCGACACCTTCAAGGTGCGGAAGGAGGTGTTCACAG TCGGTTGCTGCATCTTCGCCTTCGTAGTGGGGCTGATCTTTGTGCAGCGTTCTGGAAACTACTTTGTCACCATGTTTGACGATTACTCAGCCACGCTGCCACTCACCGTCGTGGTCATCCTGGAGAACATCGCTGTGGCATGGATCTACGGCACCAAGAA GTTCATGCAGGAGTTGACAGAAATGCTGGGTTTCAGGCCCTACCAGTACTACTACTACACCTGGAAGTACGTGTCTCCCATCTGCATGGCCGTGCTCATGACCGCCAGCATCATCCAGCTGGGAGTCAGCCCCCCAGGATACAGCGCATGGATCAGAGAggag GCTGCTGAAAAGTTCCTGTTCTACCCAACCTGGGCCATGGCCATCCTCATCTGCCTGATCATCCTGgcatccctccctctgcccctggtCTTCATCCTCCGGCAGTTCCACCTCGTGTCGGACGGCTCCAACGCCCTCTCCGTCACCTACAAGAAGGGCCGGATGATGAAGGACATCTCCAACCTGGAGGACAACGACGAGACCCGCTTCATCCTGAGCAAGGTGCCCAGCGAGACCCCGTCCCCCATGCCCACGCACCGCTCCTACCTGGGCCCCGGGGGCAACTCCCCCATGGAGATGAGCAGTGCTCCCAATGGACGGTACGGGAGCGGGTACCTGCTGGCCAGCACCCCTGAATCCGAACTGTGa